A single genomic interval of Candidatus Sysuiplasma acidicola harbors:
- a CDS encoding SDR family oxidoreductase: MSAMNEHREKMSAVVTGCTSGLGRSLFNKFSAEGWSVTGCGRRIQLLESLKEDKNADASTVPCDIRLENHVLNLRSVIRAKPGYIDALVLNAGTIGQLPLPAFDQINLMELRRLFESNVFANFNVVQKLLPLMNAKGIIVHITSDASRTPYAGWSGYGASKAAFNQAINVLDVELAKAGVRAMNIDPGDMDTEMHRLAIPDADVSQLKHPDTAATDVYKLICEQLTAR, translated from the coding sequence ATGTCTGCAATGAACGAACACAGAGAGAAGATGTCTGCAGTTGTTACCGGCTGCACTTCCGGACTCGGCAGAAGCTTGTTCAACAAATTCTCGGCAGAGGGCTGGTCGGTTACAGGGTGCGGGCGCAGGATACAACTGCTGGAATCCCTGAAAGAAGACAAAAATGCGGATGCTAGTACTGTTCCATGTGATATCAGGCTGGAAAATCACGTGCTGAATCTCAGGAGCGTGATCAGGGCGAAGCCTGGCTACATCGACGCTCTGGTGCTGAATGCCGGCACCATAGGACAACTTCCACTTCCTGCATTCGATCAGATTAATCTTATGGAACTGAGAAGGTTGTTTGAGTCCAATGTGTTCGCAAATTTCAATGTTGTTCAGAAGCTCCTGCCGTTGATGAATGCGAAAGGCATAATCGTTCACATTACATCCGACGCATCGCGCACTCCATATGCGGGATGGTCAGGATATGGCGCTTCGAAGGCAGCCTTCAACCAGGCAATCAATGTGCTTGATGTCGAGCTCGCCAAAGCGGGAGTGCGTGCGATGAACATAGATCCAGGTGACATGGACACTGAAATGCATCGGCTTGCGATCCCGGATGCGGACGTCAGTCAGCTAAAGCACCCCGATACAGCCGCTACAGATGTCTATAAACTGATTTG